One Nitrospina watsonii DNA segment encodes these proteins:
- the asnS gene encoding asparagine--tRNA ligase — MDKSKRARIRELLKEGTPREDVIIEGWVKTRRDSKGGFSFLEINDGSCQKNIQAIVDHSLDAFKENEKKISTGSCLGVRGKLVASQGKGQSVEIQAGELWVYGGADPDTYPLQKKYHSLEFLREIAHLRPRTNTIGAVMRVRNRLAYSIHRFFQERGFVYLHTPIITTSDCEGAGEMFQVTTLDLNQVPKDNGKVDYGEDFFGRKANLTVSGQLEGEIYAMALSLIYTFGPTFRAENSNTSRHLSEFWMVEPEMAFYDLDDDMDLAEQFIQYLFRDVLEECAEDLAFFNDRIDKHLIETLTHVAENRFERVTYTDAIQLLEQSKETFTYSVEWGCNLQAEHERFLAEKQFKKPVILYNYPESIKPFYMKLNDDGKTVRAMDVLLPRLGEIIGGSQREDDLATLERRIQEKGLDPKEYWWYLDLRRFGSAPHSGFGLGFERLVQFVSGVENIRDVIPFPRTPKHAGF, encoded by the coding sequence ATGGATAAAAGCAAACGCGCCCGCATCCGGGAATTGTTGAAAGAAGGGACGCCACGCGAAGACGTCATCATCGAAGGTTGGGTGAAAACCCGCCGCGATTCCAAAGGCGGCTTCTCGTTTCTGGAAATCAACGACGGCTCCTGCCAGAAAAACATTCAGGCCATCGTCGATCATTCCCTCGATGCGTTCAAAGAGAACGAAAAAAAGATTTCGACCGGCAGTTGCCTGGGCGTACGGGGCAAGCTGGTGGCCTCGCAGGGCAAGGGGCAGTCGGTGGAGATCCAGGCGGGCGAACTCTGGGTGTACGGCGGCGCCGATCCGGACACCTACCCGTTGCAGAAGAAATACCATTCTCTGGAATTTTTGCGCGAGATCGCGCACCTGCGGCCGCGCACCAACACCATCGGCGCGGTCATGCGCGTGCGCAACCGCCTGGCGTATTCCATCCACCGCTTCTTCCAGGAGCGCGGCTTCGTCTATCTCCATACGCCGATCATCACCACCAGCGACTGCGAAGGCGCGGGCGAGATGTTCCAGGTGACCACGCTCGACCTCAACCAGGTGCCGAAAGACAACGGCAAGGTGGATTACGGCGAGGACTTTTTCGGCCGCAAGGCCAACCTCACCGTCAGCGGCCAGTTGGAAGGCGAGATCTACGCGATGGCCTTGTCGCTCATCTACACCTTCGGCCCCACGTTCCGCGCCGAAAACTCGAACACCAGCCGCCACCTCTCCGAGTTCTGGATGGTGGAGCCGGAGATGGCGTTCTACGATCTGGACGACGACATGGACCTGGCCGAACAGTTCATCCAGTACTTGTTCAGGGACGTGCTGGAGGAATGCGCCGAGGACCTGGCGTTTTTCAACGACCGCATCGACAAGCACCTGATCGAAACGCTGACGCACGTCGCCGAAAACCGGTTCGAGCGCGTGACCTATACCGATGCCATCCAACTGTTGGAACAGAGCAAGGAAACGTTCACCTACTCGGTGGAGTGGGGCTGCAACCTGCAGGCCGAGCACGAACGGTTTCTCGCCGAGAAACAATTCAAGAAGCCGGTGATCCTCTACAACTATCCGGAATCGATCAAACCGTTTTACATGAAGCTCAACGACGACGGCAAAACGGTGCGGGCGATGGACGTGTTGTTGCCGAGGCTGGGCGAGATCATCGGCGGCAGTCAGCGCGAGGACGACCTGGCCACATTGGAACGGCGCATTCAGGAGAAGGGTCTCGACCCCAAGGAATACTGGTGGTACCTGGATTTACGACGCTTCGGCAGCGCACCGCACAGCGGGTTCGGTCTCGGTTTCGAACGCCTCGTACAGTTCGTCAGCGGCGTCGAGAACATCCGCGACGTCATCCCCTTCCCACGCACTCCCAAGCACGCGGGGTTTTAA
- the rlmD gene encoding 23S rRNA (uracil(1939)-C(5))-methyltransferase RlmD: MAKQKLEIPVKVGDDVELDIESLASSGDGVSHHSGYTLFVPHALPEDRVRARITKTTKRFGVTRVVERLHSTPDRVEAPCAVFPECGGCKIQDWSYTRQMAFKVQLVQDALAHIGKVDVAVPIESIPADEPLHYRNKASYAIEKRGKKPSIGFYRQGTHHVVDHAECHTLMKPITSIKEWLRVLIELHGLSIYNERRHAGFIRGLVVRQSATTGEALLGLVTTNGDFPQKFLADLTHESTLKRFRIQGVVHNINNSKTNVILGTENRTLWGQDFFREKLGDLEFHLSLPSFFQINPYQSVKLYGLVQSWVQSRDGAVLDAYCGNGGISLWLAKAGCEVIGIDSSASNIRDAEQSAQLNGLTTCRFVQQSLEHALKNADHLAAVKTIVLDPPRKGCSPEVVEGILNLQPERIVYVSCNPATLARDLALLEGYAVRAIKVVDMFPQTQHVETAVLLERE; the protein is encoded by the coding sequence TTGGCCAAACAGAAACTGGAAATCCCCGTGAAGGTCGGCGACGATGTCGAACTGGATATCGAATCGCTGGCTTCGAGCGGCGACGGCGTCAGCCACCACAGCGGCTATACTTTGTTCGTGCCCCACGCCTTGCCCGAGGACCGGGTGCGGGCGCGTATCACCAAAACCACCAAGCGCTTCGGCGTGACGCGCGTCGTCGAACGCCTGCACTCGACGCCCGACCGCGTCGAGGCTCCGTGCGCCGTGTTTCCGGAATGCGGCGGCTGCAAGATTCAGGACTGGAGTTACACCAGGCAGATGGCATTCAAAGTCCAGCTCGTGCAGGACGCGCTGGCGCACATCGGCAAGGTCGATGTCGCCGTGCCAATCGAATCCATTCCGGCGGATGAGCCGCTGCATTACCGCAACAAGGCCAGCTACGCCATCGAGAAGCGCGGCAAGAAACCATCGATCGGCTTCTACCGGCAGGGCACGCACCACGTGGTGGATCACGCCGAATGCCACACGCTGATGAAACCGATCACATCCATCAAAGAATGGTTGCGCGTGCTGATCGAACTGCATGGCCTGTCGATCTACAACGAACGTCGCCACGCCGGATTCATACGCGGGCTGGTGGTGCGTCAATCGGCGACGACAGGCGAAGCGCTGCTGGGACTGGTCACCACGAACGGCGACTTTCCGCAGAAGTTCCTGGCGGACCTCACCCATGAATCGACGCTGAAACGGTTTCGCATTCAGGGCGTCGTGCACAACATCAACAACAGCAAGACCAACGTCATCCTCGGCACCGAAAACCGCACGTTGTGGGGGCAGGATTTTTTCCGCGAGAAGCTGGGCGATCTGGAGTTTCACCTGTCTCTGCCGTCATTTTTTCAGATCAACCCGTACCAGTCGGTGAAGCTGTACGGCCTGGTGCAAAGCTGGGTGCAGTCCAGAGACGGCGCGGTGCTCGATGCCTACTGCGGCAACGGCGGCATCAGCCTGTGGCTGGCGAAAGCCGGGTGCGAGGTGATCGGCATCGATTCCTCGGCCTCCAACATCCGGGATGCCGAGCAGAGCGCGCAGTTGAATGGCCTCACCACCTGCCGCTTCGTGCAACAGTCGCTGGAACACGCGTTGAAGAATGCGGACCATCTGGCGGCGGTGAAAACCATCGTCCTCGATCCGCCGCGCAAAGGCTGTTCGCCGGAAGTGGTGGAAGGCATTTTGAATTTGCAGCCGGAACGCATCGTCTATGTATCGTGCAACCCGGCGACTCTGGCGCGCGACCTGGCCCTGCTGGAAGGCTACGCCGTGCGCGCCATCAAGGTGGTGGACATGTTCCCGCAAACGCAACACGTGGAGACCGCGGTGCTGCTGGAACGCGAGTGA
- a CDS encoding phosphorylase family protein has protein sequence MKGSGSYYRKPGRVKNAFNRLGEQSTIGRMEHHLCIIGAIREEIAGIKGRMKIDGSVPLNGATAFVGQWQGYRLVLVRSGVGRHRAVNALRRVCDHYPLVQVISMGFAGGLDPALQVGDLLIADIITKPAPSDDGAAVTESMAIPTALVNQAMVVAGPEGVAAYQGGLVTVDEVVSQPEDKKRLGQTHRALGVDMETFDLAKEAERRDLPFLSVRAITDTVEQELMNCSHLVDDDGNVSTLKAGWHVLTHPGDLTGMIELGRHARIATANLTAFIAEYVSNLR, from the coding sequence TTGAAAGGTTCGGGATCATACTACCGCAAACCGGGCCGCGTCAAAAATGCATTCAATCGGCTGGGCGAACAGAGTACAATCGGGCGCATGGAACATCATTTGTGCATCATTGGAGCCATCCGCGAGGAGATCGCCGGCATCAAAGGCCGCATGAAGATCGACGGGTCGGTCCCGCTCAACGGCGCGACGGCCTTCGTCGGCCAGTGGCAAGGCTACCGCCTCGTGCTGGTGCGTTCGGGAGTGGGACGCCACCGCGCCGTCAACGCCTTGCGGCGGGTGTGCGACCACTACCCGCTGGTGCAAGTCATCTCAATGGGTTTTGCCGGGGGACTCGATCCGGCGTTGCAGGTGGGCGACCTGCTGATCGCCGACATCATCACCAAGCCCGCACCGTCCGATGACGGAGCCGCCGTGACCGAATCGATGGCCATCCCCACGGCGTTGGTGAATCAGGCGATGGTCGTCGCCGGTCCCGAAGGGGTGGCGGCGTACCAGGGCGGGCTGGTGACGGTGGACGAGGTGGTCAGTCAGCCGGAAGACAAAAAGCGGTTGGGGCAGACGCACCGCGCCCTCGGGGTCGATATGGAAACCTTCGATCTGGCCAAAGAGGCGGAACGGCGCGACCTGCCGTTTCTCTCCGTGCGCGCCATCACCGACACCGTCGAGCAGGAACTGATGAACTGCTCGCACCTGGTGGATGACGACGGCAACGTCTCGACCTTAAAAGCCGGATGGCATGTGCTGACGCATCCCGGCGACCTCACCGGCATGATCGAGCTGGGCCGTCATGCCCGCATCGCCACCGCCAACCTGACCGCCTTTATTGCAGAATACGTCTCTAACCTTAGATAA
- a CDS encoding XRE family transcriptional regulator: protein MSENLHKETPINTDMIVLARECRGFTQGELAKKLNTSQGKLSRIEHGLGHVSEEILNKLEDVLGFPRRFFFENSEVYWPLHVCNRKKSKLPQKTYLNLVAKANVRQIHIQKLLRSVEIPNRIPDWDFDEFDRDPLKVAQALRHFWNIPRGPIKNVTKILEDAGIFVIHSDFYSSSIDGFTMFFKGISPIVFINSRLPGDRLRFSLAHELGHIVMHKIPNNFMENEADEFASEFLMPSMEIKSSLSKLTFEKLASLKLYWMVSMAALLMKAGQLGKISSRTQRYWFMQLSKRGWRLREPEELAIDQEKPSLLKEVLGIHLQSLKFSVSELCELLGVFEEEFQLIYLENDKKMRVVK, encoded by the coding sequence ATGAGTGAAAACCTACATAAAGAAACGCCCATCAATACGGATATGATCGTGTTGGCGAGGGAATGTAGAGGCTTTACGCAAGGTGAACTTGCAAAAAAACTGAATACTTCTCAAGGTAAACTGTCAAGGATTGAGCATGGTTTGGGACATGTTTCAGAAGAAATTTTAAATAAATTAGAAGATGTTTTAGGGTTTCCAAGAAGATTTTTTTTTGAAAATTCTGAAGTATATTGGCCGCTTCATGTGTGTAATAGGAAAAAATCGAAGCTTCCGCAAAAGACTTATTTAAACTTAGTTGCAAAAGCAAATGTTCGGCAAATACATATTCAGAAATTGTTGAGGTCTGTTGAAATTCCAAATAGGATTCCAGATTGGGATTTTGATGAATTTGATAGAGATCCTTTGAAAGTTGCTCAGGCTTTGCGGCATTTTTGGAATATTCCCCGGGGTCCAATAAAAAATGTCACAAAAATTTTAGAGGATGCAGGAATATTTGTAATTCATTCGGACTTTTATTCAAGTTCTATAGATGGCTTTACAATGTTTTTTAAAGGAATATCCCCTATCGTGTTTATCAATAGTAGATTGCCCGGTGATCGGTTGAGATTTTCCTTGGCGCATGAATTGGGTCATATTGTTATGCATAAAATTCCCAATAATTTTATGGAAAACGAAGCAGATGAATTTGCCAGTGAATTTTTAATGCCATCAATGGAAATCAAATCTTCTTTATCAAAGTTGACCTTTGAAAAATTGGCAAGTTTGAAGTTGTATTGGATGGTTTCAATGGCAGCGCTTTTGATGAAAGCAGGGCAACTTGGAAAAATTAGCTCTCGGACCCAGCGTTATTGGTTTATGCAACTAAGTAAGCGTGGTTGGCGGCTAAGGGAGCCAGAAGAGCTCGCTATTGACCAAGAGAAACCTTCTTTACTTAAAGAAGTCCTGGGAATTCATCTTCAAAGTCTAAAGTTTTCTGTAAGTGAATTATGTGAATTACTGGGTGTTTTTGAGGAGGAGTTTCAGCTTATTTATTTAGAAAATGATAAAAAGATGAGGGTTGTAAAATAA